gccaaaatctcggtatgagacttgatgagagcttcgattgctgctagagtaactggttgagcagtcatatttttttttttttgtatacgaaaaggaactaaagaaaaaaggactgaaaggtgttgcggaagcgatgtaaaggatcaagttataggataaaaacctaaaactaagcggttgataccaactaatgtggaacaaggtaaaagaaagcaatactagattgctataagcaagaagagaagagaattcatgtaagaagagaaagataagttttgtgtttaataatttgattgagtaatagatggatcttacaagacttaatctagcctttatataggcttgaagaataactaaactaggaaacagaaaactaaaaggaaatctaaaagaatcctaaaaataagaaagactgaaactaggaaaccatggaagccaaacctctaagcggaatcttctggaattgtagtatgccctgcatcaccaTCAAACTGCCACCCAAGATTAAGACTTAGATCAAGATTAGGATGATCTTTCGAACAAGTCCTCTCAGCCTCATGCTTTTCTGTAATAGTTGTTGCCTATGTTGTTCAAGACGTAAGGCACAGCACGGCGTAGGGGGTAAAATCCGGAGCCGCAGCGAGGCTTCGCCGCGGCGTATTGCTATAATAATCACATAAATATTTACCATGAATTATAAGAATATCATGTGAAATTAATTATCGAAAATAAATGAGATACTCTATTAATGGTATTATGTAGTACTATTAGTTGTCAAGGATATGCAAAAATTTAGGTATAATAGAGAAATAAATGAATTGAATCTATTAATGGTGATATACATGCATACATATACAATCCTAATTAGGATAGGGTTAGAAAGTTTACTAATATAAGTTATAATATTAATTGGAaatgattttatttcaatttttatAGAAAGAGACCATTTCGGGCGCCCAGACAACTAACTGGCGCCTTGGCCCGGGAGGCCATAAAGGTGCCGCTGGGGTGCCCCTTTTTAAAATGGCCACTGCGTGGCGCCAAGTGAAAAGTAAGGCCATTTTGGCGCCTAGGCGCAGCCGTGTACAACATAGGTTGTTGCAGTGTCTTTCACAATACATTTTTTTATGATTGAGTTTTCAACTGTTGAAGACGACGCTGACAATGGCGACGATCCTGCTGCTGTAAGTTTCTCTTTTCTTGCAGacagattttgtttcaaattttccAAAGGTTCTCTGACGTACTTTAACTTTTCCACAGAATCAAGTTCTACAATCTCTATATTATCCCACCAAAAGCCGTCACTCCCAGTCCCAACACCAGCTTTGCTTCTGCATTGCGTAGAATATTTACTTCTGTGAacattcttattttcttgttcttATCTTTCGTTTGTTCTTCGAGGAACCGTTCAACCATATTGCATACACCTATACGAGAATTACTGAAGGTGTAAGCCTTTCCAGCAGGAGAGAATACGATTAAACAGACAACATTATTTGCACGTAACTTGCGAAGTTTAGCAGCTTTACTCTCGGGGCCGCTTCTTCTTTTCGAAAAAGTTACCATTCTCTGGTTTGTATTCTCAATATTTTCTATATCAATCTTCTTTCTCCCCATAATTCTTCAAATTTTTTGCTGTGATTTCTGTGGATAAAAAAATTAAAGGAGCTGGAAGGAAGAATATTGGCGCATTACACTAGTGAAATTTAGTTGCTTACTTATGATTGAGTTTGAGAATGAGTGTGAGAATACCTCGATTTATATATGGATAGAAGACTAGATAGTTAGGTACTCCTAAATCTAAGGGATTTTGTTTTCAGCAATTTCTACTTTTATAAAAAACTTGTTTTGAAGTTACGGCAGTTTCCAAATTTGAATGTAAGTCAGTGGTTCCCAAATGATCGAAAAGTTTCTTATGCAATAAAACTATGTTGGTTTCGAAACTTGAATAAATTGGTGCGTTTTGGAGGGCAAATGGGTCAAATGCTCAAGAATACTCAAGTTTGGTTCAAAAAGACAAGTAAAACTTATGGCTGGGTAAATGGACACtaaggctaagtcttatgggctagatttGGCTTCTAAATTAGACAAGTAACATTGTCTTAGGCGAACATTTGACCCATAATCCGTGGATTTAACCGGAACCGACCGTATTTTGCGGGTGGATGCCTGAACCGTTCACTAATGGGTTGGACGTGGatgaaatttttgaaatccaacggatgaCGGATTGggtccggatgcaaccttgaaaatccattggacatccatatccgttaaataAAGGGCATTTATATAATTTTAGAAAATACTATAGATAAATTAGGAATTTTTAATGAGTTTGCTTGGGGTATTATCCATGGCACGAGTTTGCTTGGGGTATTATCCATGACActtatatatttatatacatatataggaCATGTAGGTTCTATAAGAAGTTACTTATGTTGGATTTATTTccttattataaattttaactataACAAGTCCATTGGACTATCCGtatccaatccgtccatccgtgcaTCCGTTGGATGTGaatccgttggatgttggattggatgcggatgccaaatttgaaatccgtagtgtattggattggatgcggataaggtgaaaaccggtccataccggcccatgctcacccttagttgtctatttttcttttcTACTTCTCTCTCCAGATATATCTCGAATGCCAACTAGTAGCGAAATAGCTTCCTTGAATGGACACGCagaaaaaatcaacttttcgttgtttggttcagcgtcgAGTGGAATATTTCACGGTACTGCACTGTTCCATAAGACTTAGGGAGTTATTCTAGCTGACGTGGACTTCTAATCTGTATGCACTTATGTCCTTCACTTTCTATATTTAAATTTAAATTCAATAACAAAAAAACATAACTTCTAAGATATAAGTCGGTTTCTAgtgaaacttagatttttggaaaGGGTTTGAGTAGATCTACAAACAAGACCAAATATTGATAATAAATGTGAGAGTTTATTTTCGAACAAAAACTGCTATTTTGAAACTAGTTGCATCTTGGCTTAAGCTAAGATAAGAAAATTTATTTGAAAATAACtaagatgaaactgatttcatcctattttgggTTTTGTTGAATTTGTTTCCACCCATGTTTAAAATAGCGGcagtttcatccaggtttaatcAGTGATACATATGATTTCACGGTGTTTATACTAGGATGAATTACATCTTAGATACAGGATTAAACTAGATACATCCTAGATAAAATCTATTTTTTGTCGGAATATGTGGGATGAAACTAATTTTCATCCGTATTTAGTTTATAATAGTATAATCATTCAAGTTTAATCGTAAAAATGAAGACAATATATATGAATTTTGTCACAGTGGACATAGTATCGGTAGTATTAGAAATGACGAAATTTGATACCAGATTAATGTTATGTCAAAATGTTAGAAAATAAGAATgttaggccggttcctatgggggtGGATAACCCACTCATTTTCCATGTCAGGTGGCCTGGCAAACTAGACGGGCCACTACGGGGGAAAAGGATAAGTGATCGAGTCTCTACTTAGCAGTCGAGACTACACTGCTAGAGGTGTACTAGCGACCGCCAGGTCTAGATTACACCGTTAGCGGTTTAATCTCGACTGTCCATGGTCAGTGCTCTACCGCCTATAAATATCCCTATTCTcttcagttttcattcacaaaaaaaaatttctttcttcCCTTCTCTAGAGAGAAGACCAGAGTGATTTTTAAAAAATGAGTAGTTCCAAAAAAGAtagacaaaggaaaagaaacaagaaagaaaaaggaaaatctgttgCAGGCAGTGATATCGTATGGGTTCAGGATAAAGAGCACGAGTTCGCTAATGTTAGGCAACTAGTTGGATCTGGTGTAACATCTATGCATTTATGTAACCATCCCGAGCGAGTTTTGTTACCTAAATTAATAGGTGGGTGGTCTGAGCTAAGTGAAATTTATGAGTTACTCCCCGAACCTGTTCGAGAATCCTTGAGAAGATATCCTTGGCCGcgtttatatttcatgaaaggCAAAAACCACATGACTCAAATTGTGCGAGTTATTTTTGAACGTTGGTGGAACACTGCAAATACGTTATTTTTCAAGGATTTCGAGTGTGGTAAGTTCTATTTCTTCCATTcaatagtttaatttttagttcagaaacaaatttaatttttagagattCAATTTTTTAGTTTGATACAAATTTTAGTTCCTCATACAAATTTtagttttatgaccatgttgttttTAGGCTTCATACCGTAAGATTTGTATATGTTGACTGGAATAAAAAGTGATGGTGAAATAGTACAATTTAACCAATTAAAGTGGATATCAGAAGGAAGATCGAAACAATTACTCCCCTTGTACTCAAATGATACTGGAGGAAAGCCAGAATCCAGAGACTTACACTCATATGGATTAAGAGTGTCTGAGTTGAAGGCTTTTTTGAGCCGTTACCATGCCAAGGGGATAAACAGAGCTTAAGATTATCCCTAGCTTGAACGGATTTTTGTATTATGGATGTTAGGCCTAgtttttttcccaatgctagcaCAGTGTCATTAATTGGTTTTCTGGAATATTTAGAAGATTTAAGTAAAGCGccaaattatgattggggttctgCAATTTTAGCTGAGTTATACATATGTCTCGGTGATTGCTCAATTAAGAAGACAAATAGCTTAAATGCATTTTGGGTCGTACTGGAGGTAAGAACTATTTATTAGATTTattatcaattttatttttcagtgGTGAATGTACTAAGACATCAATTTTCGTCAATATTATTTTTCAGTATTGATGGTATACTTACTTTACGGTCAGCGAACCTGATCTTCACGATAAACGATTAATTTTTCCAGTCGTGTACAAGTACAAAGTTGATAACTGGATTGGTCAGATTAACGATGGTCAAAATGTTGCTGTTATGTAAAGGATGCAACAAGTGTGCAGAACTAGTATCAACAGTACGCCAACGCCGTATACAATAATTGATGAGTTAAATGAACCAGTGGCACAAGCCATGCTTCAGTTAATCCTTAAGCGACTTGTGTTTTACAGTACAGTTAGTGGTCAGGGCATTCGGTATTATGGAGAAAGAAATCTGTTTCAactacaaggaagaaaggtaaaaTCAATCAACCCTTATCCAACTTCAATTATTTCACATGATGATTGGATAAAGTTGATAAATAATGGACAACCtagggaagaagatgatgattttatCCAAGTACCAGAAAATGACTATGATTACTACAGTTGGTTCCAAAAGGTATGCGTGCTAAATATTGTTGTCCATCCACAAAACATAGGTAGTGTTGACTTTCCAGCAATTggcaattttctacttatagatCTTCCATCCTAACCCACACCACCGAAGGGCGAACAATTTACGTACCCTAGCAGTCAAATGGGGTCGTCACATATGCCTCCATTATCTTGGGAAGTCCAGACTTCATCACCAAGTGGATATGTTGTTACAGTTCCACTTACTAGTGAAGGTATGAAGCTAAGCTATATATAGGATAATGTGGTGGCAACAAAAGAAGAGTATCAGACCGAGTTGAACAATTTTGCGCTTTTTAC
This DNA window, taken from Papaver somniferum cultivar HN1 chromosome 3, ASM357369v1, whole genome shotgun sequence, encodes the following:
- the LOC113360811 gene encoding MADS-box protein FLOWERING LOCUS C-like produces the protein MGRKKIDIENIENTNQRMVTFSKRRSGPESKAAKLRKLRANNVVCLIVFSPAGKAYTFSNSRIGVCNMVERFLEEQTKDKNKKIRMFTEVNILRNAEAKLVLGLGVTAFGGII